From the genome of Bactrocera oleae isolate idBacOlea1 chromosome 2, idBacOlea1, whole genome shotgun sequence, one region includes:
- the LOC106624373 gene encoding uncharacterized protein, with product MHQVLSYETAVRANSSREFREYVTKRTCVSLVLTIAFLTLILGYLLGNFVSERKYQMRLNKAAGKGVAPPHTVEITSADYANLKEINAYQKNKDKLLSSAQSLSKILKRDQSYPASSINTDIFNKYISCTQDIPPSTSIESSQFIEQLVDNTAARQRDCLRVIQLIIDNHMSGGTN from the exons ATGCATCAAGTACTGAGCTATGAGACCGCTGTACGTGCTAACAGTTCCCGCGAGTTCCGCGAGTATGTCACCAAGCGCACTTGCGTCAGTCTCGTGCTTACAATCGCCTTCCTGACGCTCATACTGG GCTATTTGCTGGGCAATTTCGTGTCGGAGCGTAAATATCAAATGCGACTGAACAAGGCGGCTGGTAAAGGAGTTGCACCGCCACACACGGTGGAAATCACCAGCGCTGATTATGCAAATCTCAAAGAAATCAATGCTTACCAAAAGAACAAAGACAAGCTATTGAGCTCAGCACAATCGCTGAGTAAGATACTGAAACGCGATCAAAGCTATCCGGCGAGTTCCATCAATACGGACATATTCAACAAGTACATATCGTGCACACAGGATATACCGCCCAGCACCAGCATTGAATCCAGCCAATTCATCGAGCAGCTGGTGGATAATACGGCAGCGCGGCAACGCGATTGTTTGCGAGTGATACAACTCATTATTGATAATCACATGAGCGGTGGCACGAACTGA